NNNNNNNNNNNNNNNTATCATAACCATCGTAGGGGCAACCCTATCATAACCATCGTAGGGGCAACCCTATCATAACCATCGTAGGGGCAACCCTTGTGGTTGCCCTTATGAGTGCCCGCAATATTCAATAGAAACGTGGATTCTCTTTATCAAGGTCCCATTGCCCCGGGTTGTTAATAATATACTCGCGAATGTCTCTTAAAGCATCGTCGTTTCGGATAACGTGTTCAAAGTAGTTTCGCTGCCATAATCGTCGGTGGAATGGTGTCCATTTCATTATTTTTACGCCACGCGTGTATTCTACGGTGGTCAAAGATTTGTACGCGCCGATGATGTCACCCAAGGCGGGTTGTGAACCCACAGATTGGGCACCCAAGGCGGGTTGTGAACCCACAGATTGGGCACCCACAAGGGGCGCCCCTACAGACGGGTTGATTATGACGATACCGTGTAAATGATTCGGCATGATTATGAATGCATCCATCGTAATCATCGGAAATCGGTCAGGTAACGCCTCCCAGACTCGGCGCGCCATTTCGCCTGCTTCGCTCAACTGTATTTCTGTGTTGACTATTTCACCGAACAGACACAATCGGTCTTGGAGAACGATTGTCACGAAATAAGCACCGGCTTGTGTGTAGTCGTACCCTTTCAGACGTATTGACCGACGGTGATGGATTTCTCGGTTGTATGCCATTGGTATTATCCGTTCCTATGGGGCAACCACAACGGATGCACATACACGTATCACACGAGGCAACCACAACGGATGCACATACACGTATCACACGAGGCAACCACAACGGATGCACATACCATGGGGCAACCACAACGAATGCACATACATGTATCACACGGGGCAACCACGACGGATGCACATACGTAAAAAAAGGGCGCGGCTTTCACACCGCGCCCTTTCCCTCGTTTATTTCTATT
This region of Candidatus Poribacteria bacterium genomic DNA includes:
- a CDS encoding transposase is translated as MAYNREIHHRRSIRLKGYDYTQAGAYFVTIVLQDRLCLFGEIVNTEIQLSEAGEMARRVWEALPDRFPMITMDAFIIMPNHLHGIVIINPSVGAPLVGAQSVGSQPALGAQSVGSQPALGDIIGAYKSLTTVEYTRGVKIMKWTPFHRRLWQRNYFEHVIRNDDALRDIREYIINNPGQWDLDKENPRFY